One genomic region from Pseudoduganella lutea encodes:
- a CDS encoding DMT family protein: MQIPVIVQTVGLLTLSNVFMTVAWYGHLKNFSTKAWYVAAFASWGIALFEYLLQVPANRIGYTQYSLAQLKIMQEVITLVVFVPFAMIYMNQPFKTDFIWAGLCLVGAVYFIFRS; this comes from the coding sequence ATGCAGATCCCTGTCATCGTGCAGACCGTTGGGCTTCTCACCCTGTCCAATGTGTTCATGACCGTGGCCTGGTATGGCCACCTGAAGAATTTCTCCACCAAGGCGTGGTATGTGGCGGCATTCGCCAGCTGGGGCATCGCGCTGTTCGAATACCTGCTGCAGGTGCCGGCCAACCGGATCGGCTACACGCAATACAGCCTGGCGCAGCTGAAGATCATGCAGGAAGTGATCACGCTTGTCGTCTTCGTGCCGTTCGCGATGATCTACATGAACCAGCCGTTCAAGACCGATTTCATCTGGGCGGGGCTGTGCCTCGTCGGGGCGGTGTACTTCATCTTCCGTTCCTGA
- the panB gene encoding 3-methyl-2-oxobutanoate hydroxymethyltransferase gives MSGATQGVAKATSGTPAPAKAVASKAVTIPSLSALRAAGEKISMLTCYDASFAALMDKSGVEILLIGDSLGMVCNGHSSTLPVTVQEVAYHTAAVARGAKSAMIMADLPFGSYGTPEQALASCVQLMQAGAHIVKIEGAGWLADTVRFLVERGVPVCAHIGLTPQFVHQLGGYKVQGKTVESADALKADALKLQAAGASIVLLEAVPSTVGKAVTEALAIPTIGIGAGPDCSGQVLVMHDLLGVFPGRKARFVRNFMDGQPTIEAAFTAYVAAVKDGSFPAIEHCF, from the coding sequence ATGTCCGGCGCCACACAGGGCGTTGCAAAAGCGACGAGCGGCACGCCGGCACCGGCAAAAGCGGTGGCGAGCAAGGCCGTCACGATTCCTTCGCTGAGCGCGCTGCGCGCGGCCGGCGAAAAGATCTCCATGCTGACGTGCTACGACGCCAGCTTTGCCGCGCTGATGGACAAGAGCGGCGTTGAAATCCTGCTGATCGGCGATTCGCTGGGCATGGTGTGCAATGGCCATTCGTCCACGCTGCCCGTCACCGTGCAGGAAGTGGCCTACCACACGGCCGCCGTGGCGCGCGGCGCCAAGTCCGCGATGATCATGGCCGACCTGCCGTTCGGCAGCTACGGCACGCCGGAACAGGCGCTGGCCAGCTGCGTGCAGCTGATGCAGGCCGGCGCCCACATCGTCAAGATCGAAGGCGCCGGCTGGCTGGCGGACACGGTGCGCTTCCTCGTCGAGCGCGGCGTGCCCGTGTGCGCCCACATCGGCCTGACGCCGCAGTTCGTCCACCAGCTGGGCGGCTACAAGGTGCAGGGCAAGACCGTGGAAAGCGCCGACGCCTTGAAGGCCGATGCGCTCAAGCTGCAAGCCGCCGGCGCGTCGATCGTGCTGCTCGAAGCGGTACCCTCGACCGTCGGCAAGGCCGTCACCGAAGCGCTGGCCATCCCCACCATCGGCATCGGCGCCGGCCCCGACTGCTCCGGCCAGGTGCTCGTCATGCACGACCTGCTGGGCGTCTTCCCCGGCCGCAAGGCGCGCTTCGTGCGGAACTTCATGGATGGCCAGCCCACCATCGAGGCAGCCTTTACCGCCTACGTCGCCGCCGTCAAGGACGGCAGCTTCCCCGCCATCGAGCACTGCTTCTAA
- a CDS encoding HAD family hydrolase, producing the protein MNLALFDLDHTLLPIDSDYEWGQFLCRQGAVDAAAFARRNDQFFAQYQAGTLDPVEYLEFALGTLATFEPEHLAALQQQFMAEVIEPNIKPVARALLQRHLDAGDMVAIVTATNHFVTAPIAKAFGVDHLIAAMPEIVDGRITGRLGGKPTQGEGKILHTKAWLEQMGKTLEHFDNVYFYSDSHNDLPLLSIVSHPVATNPNAVLTRHANERGWALLQLFND; encoded by the coding sequence ATGAACCTGGCCCTGTTCGACCTCGACCACACCCTGCTGCCCATCGATTCCGACTATGAGTGGGGGCAGTTCCTGTGCCGCCAGGGTGCCGTCGATGCCGCCGCCTTCGCGCGCCGCAACGACCAGTTCTTTGCCCAGTACCAGGCCGGCACGCTGGACCCGGTGGAATACCTGGAATTCGCGCTCGGCACGCTGGCCACCTTCGAGCCCGAACACCTGGCCGCGCTGCAGCAGCAGTTCATGGCCGAGGTGATCGAACCGAATATCAAGCCCGTGGCGCGCGCCCTGCTGCAACGGCACCTGGACGCCGGCGACATGGTGGCCATCGTGACCGCGACGAACCACTTCGTCACCGCGCCGATCGCGAAAGCATTCGGCGTGGACCACCTGATCGCGGCGATGCCGGAAATCGTGGATGGCCGCATCACCGGGCGGCTGGGCGGCAAGCCCACGCAGGGCGAAGGCAAGATCCTGCATACGAAGGCCTGGCTGGAACAGATGGGGAAAACGCTCGAGCACTTCGACAACGTGTACTTCTACAGCGACTCGCACAACGACCTGCCGCTGCTGTCGATCGTCTCGCATCCCGTCGCCACCAACCCGAATGCCGTCCTGACCCGCCATGCCAACGAGCGCGGCTGGGCTTTACTCCAACTATTCAATGATTAA
- a CDS encoding 6-phosphofructokinase: MGSGKILVAQGGGPTAVINQSLVGVALEARRFRDVTRVYGALHGVRGIVNEEFIDLTQETSHNLELVAATPSSALGSTRDKPDEKYCAEIFNVLRAHEIEHFFYIGGNDSSDTVRIVSEQARAAGYPLRAIHIPKTIDNDLVGSDHTPGFPSAARFVAQAFAGANLDNASLPGVYVGVVMGRHAGFLTAASALGKKFPDDGPHLIYLPERTFSIESFLADVKATYERHGRCVIAVSEGIHDASGEPIATLLAKEATREIERDAHGNVQLSGTGALADLLCDEIRAKLGIKRVRGDTFGYLQRSFIGCVSDVDQREAREVGEKAVQYAFWGDRDGSVAIRRTGFYSADYALLPLSDVAGKTRTMEDEFIAPSGTDVTDAFRLYLRPLLGSGMPDAFRLRCARVAKILKPENR, translated from the coding sequence ATGGGTTCCGGCAAGATTCTGGTGGCACAGGGAGGCGGCCCGACCGCCGTCATCAACCAGTCGCTGGTGGGCGTGGCGCTCGAGGCGCGGCGCTTTCGCGACGTGACGCGGGTGTATGGCGCGCTGCACGGCGTGCGCGGCATCGTGAACGAGGAATTCATCGACCTCACGCAGGAAACCAGCCATAACCTGGAGCTGGTGGCGGCCACGCCGTCCTCGGCGCTCGGCTCCACGCGCGACAAGCCGGACGAAAAATACTGCGCCGAGATCTTCAACGTGCTGCGCGCCCACGAGATCGAACATTTCTTCTACATCGGCGGCAACGATTCCTCGGACACGGTGCGCATCGTCAGCGAACAGGCCCGCGCGGCCGGCTATCCGCTGCGCGCGATCCATATCCCGAAAACCATCGACAACGACCTGGTGGGCAGCGACCACACGCCCGGTTTTCCCTCGGCCGCACGCTTCGTGGCGCAGGCGTTCGCCGGTGCGAACCTCGATAACGCCTCGCTGCCCGGCGTGTACGTGGGCGTGGTGATGGGCCGCCACGCGGGCTTCCTCACCGCCGCATCGGCGCTGGGCAAGAAGTTTCCGGACGACGGCCCGCACCTGATCTACCTGCCCGAGCGCACCTTCTCGATCGAATCCTTCCTGGCGGACGTGAAGGCCACGTACGAGCGGCATGGCCGCTGCGTGATCGCCGTCTCGGAGGGCATCCACGACGCGAGCGGCGAGCCGATCGCCACGCTATTGGCCAAGGAAGCGACACGGGAGATAGAGCGGGATGCGCACGGCAACGTGCAGCTGTCCGGCACCGGCGCGCTGGCCGACCTGCTGTGCGACGAGATCCGCGCGAAGCTCGGCATCAAGCGCGTGCGCGGCGACACGTTCGGCTACCTGCAACGCTCGTTCATCGGCTGCGTGTCCGACGTGGACCAGCGTGAGGCGCGCGAGGTGGGCGAAAAGGCAGTGCAGTATGCATTCTGGGGCGATCGCGACGGCTCCGTGGCGATCCGCCGCACCGGCTTCTATTCGGCCGACTATGCGCTGCTGCCCCTTTCCGACGTGGCCGGTAAAACGCGCACGATGGAGGATGAATTCATCGCCCCTTCCGGCACCGATGTCACCGATGCGTTCCGGCTTTACCTGCGGCCCTTGCTGGGCTCCGGCATGCCGGATGCGTTCCGGCTGCGCTGTGCGCGCGTGGCCAAGATCCTGAAACCCGAGAACCGGTGA
- the pcnB gene encoding polynucleotide adenylyltransferase PcnB, with protein MIKKFIRKILGVKDAPTSNEPEILGPEQHGIDPKLVSSNAIRVTSSLQEAGFEAFVVGGAVRDLLLGVKPKDFDIATNATPEQVKKLFRRAFIIGRRFQIVHVMFGQDLLEVTTFRGTATDNAPKDEHGRVLRDNTFGSQAEDAERRDFTINAMYYNPANQQVLDYHGGMRDMRAKLLRIIGQPETRYREDPVRMLRVVRFAAKLKFEIEPTTAAPIAVMAPLINNVPAARVFDEMLKLLMSGSALACLLQLRKAGLHHGLLPLLDVVLEQPLGFKFVTLALEATDKRIASGKTVSPGFLFASLLWHQVLEKWNAYQASGEFPIPALHLAADEVLESQTEKLALQRKIGSDMRDIWAMQPRFERRNGKNPYKLLEHVRFRAGYDFLLLRCASGETEQELGDWWSAFYEADETVRAEMVTAISSGGAAGKRKRPPRRGTRHDETGESSSEFPGESAADDEFDGEEMHADGDDAAMPEPPKRRRRGPRRKRSDEGGTPDSAPTTPTVD; from the coding sequence ATGATTAAGAAATTCATTCGCAAGATCCTGGGCGTCAAGGACGCCCCCACCAGCAACGAACCCGAAATCCTGGGCCCGGAGCAGCATGGCATCGACCCGAAACTGGTGTCGTCGAACGCAATCCGCGTGACCTCCTCCCTGCAGGAAGCAGGCTTCGAAGCCTTCGTGGTGGGTGGCGCGGTGCGCGACCTGCTGCTGGGCGTGAAGCCGAAGGATTTCGACATCGCCACCAATGCCACGCCCGAGCAGGTGAAGAAGCTGTTCCGCCGCGCGTTCATCATCGGCCGCCGCTTCCAGATCGTGCACGTGATGTTCGGCCAGGACCTGCTCGAAGTCACCACGTTCCGTGGCACGGCCACCGACAACGCGCCCAAGGATGAACACGGCCGCGTGCTGCGCGATAACACGTTCGGCAGCCAGGCCGAGGACGCGGAACGCCGCGACTTCACCATCAACGCCATGTACTACAACCCGGCGAACCAGCAGGTGCTCGATTACCACGGCGGCATGCGCGACATGCGCGCGAAGCTGCTGCGCATCATCGGCCAGCCGGAAACGCGCTACCGGGAAGATCCGGTGCGCATGCTGCGCGTGGTGCGCTTTGCCGCCAAGCTGAAGTTCGAGATCGAGCCCACCACGGCCGCGCCGATTGCCGTGATGGCGCCGCTGATCAACAACGTGCCGGCCGCCCGCGTGTTCGACGAGATGCTCAAGCTGCTGATGAGCGGCAGCGCCCTCGCCTGCCTGCTGCAACTGCGCAAGGCCGGCCTGCACCATGGCCTGCTGCCGCTGCTGGACGTGGTGCTCGAGCAGCCGCTGGGCTTCAAGTTCGTGACGCTGGCGCTGGAGGCCACCGACAAGCGCATCGCTTCGGGCAAGACCGTATCGCCGGGCTTCCTGTTCGCCTCGCTGCTGTGGCACCAGGTGCTGGAAAAGTGGAATGCCTACCAGGCGTCCGGCGAATTCCCGATCCCGGCACTGCACCTGGCGGCGGACGAGGTGCTGGAATCGCAGACCGAAAAGCTGGCGCTGCAGCGCAAGATCGGTTCGGACATGCGCGACATCTGGGCCATGCAGCCGCGCTTCGAGCGCCGCAACGGCAAGAACCCGTACAAGCTGCTGGAGCACGTGCGCTTCCGCGCCGGCTACGATTTCCTGCTGTTGCGCTGTGCTTCCGGCGAGACCGAGCAGGAACTGGGCGATTGGTGGAGCGCGTTCTACGAAGCCGACGAAACGGTCCGCGCCGAGATGGTGACGGCCATTTCCAGCGGCGGTGCCGCGGGCAAGCGCAAGCGCCCGCCTCGCCGCGGTACGCGCCATGACGAAACCGGTGAATCCTCAAGCGAATTCCCAGGCGAATCCGCGGCCGACGACGAGTTCGACGGCGAGGAAATGCATGCGGACGGCGACGACGCGGCAATGCCGGAGCCACCGAAACGCCGGCGCCGCGGCCCGCGCCGCAAGCGCAGCGACGAAGGCGGCACGCCGGACAGCGCCCCGACCACGCCGACCGTCGACTGA
- the purM gene encoding phosphoribosylformylglycinamidine cyclo-ligase, with amino-acid sequence MSQPSNVSLSYRDAGVDIDAGDALVEAIKPFAKRTLREGVMGGIGGFGALFEISKKYKEPVLVSGTDGVGTKLKLAFELNRHDTVGIDLVAMSVNDILVQGAEPLFFLDYFACGKLDVPTATDVIKGIAQGCEQAGCALIGGETAEMPSMYPAGEYDLAGFAVGAVEKSKLIDGTKIAPGDVVLGLASSGAHSNGYSLVRKIIEVAKPDLEADFHGRKLADVLMAPTRIYVKPLLALMESMEVKGLVHITGGGLVENIPRVLQDHLTAELDGKSWTMPPLFQWLQQHGGVADAEMHRVFNCGIGMTVIVSAENADAAIAQLTAAGETVSRIGTIRARAEGEHQTIVV; translated from the coding sequence ATGAGCCAACCTTCCAACGTTTCCCTGTCCTATCGTGACGCCGGCGTCGACATCGACGCAGGCGATGCCTTAGTCGAAGCCATCAAGCCGTTCGCCAAGCGCACCCTGCGTGAAGGCGTGATGGGCGGCATCGGCGGTTTCGGCGCGCTGTTCGAGATCAGCAAGAAGTACAAGGAACCGGTGCTGGTGTCCGGCACCGATGGCGTGGGCACGAAGCTGAAGCTGGCGTTCGAGCTGAACCGCCACGACACGGTGGGCATCGACCTGGTGGCCATGAGCGTCAACGATATCCTCGTGCAGGGCGCCGAGCCGCTGTTCTTCCTCGACTATTTCGCCTGCGGCAAGCTGGACGTGCCGACCGCGACCGACGTCATCAAGGGCATCGCCCAGGGCTGCGAACAGGCCGGCTGCGCGCTGATCGGCGGTGAAACGGCCGAAATGCCGAGCATGTACCCGGCCGGCGAATACGACCTGGCCGGCTTCGCCGTGGGCGCCGTGGAAAAGTCGAAGCTGATCGACGGCACGAAGATCGCCCCGGGTGACGTGGTGCTGGGCCTGGCCTCGTCGGGCGCGCACTCGAACGGTTATTCGCTGGTGCGCAAGATCATCGAAGTGGCCAAGCCGGACCTGGAAGCCGACTTCCACGGCCGCAAGCTGGCCGACGTGCTGATGGCGCCAACCCGCATCTACGTCAAGCCGCTGCTGGCGCTGATGGAATCGATGGAAGTGAAGGGCCTGGTGCACATCACCGGTGGCGGCCTCGTGGAAAACATCCCGCGCGTGCTGCAGGATCACCTGACGGCCGAGCTGGATGGCAAATCGTGGACGATGCCGCCGCTGTTCCAGTGGCTGCAGCAGCACGGCGGCGTGGCCGACGCGGAAATGCACCGCGTGTTCAACTGCGGCATCGGCATGACCGTAATCGTTTCCGCCGAGAACGCGGATGCGGCGATCGCCCAGCTGACCGCTGCCGGCGAGACCGTCTCGCGCATCGGCACGATCCGCGCCCGCGCGGAAGGCGAGCACCAGACCATCGTCGTTTAA
- the folK gene encoding 2-amino-4-hydroxy-6-hydroxymethyldihydropteridine diphosphokinase, which translates to MEAFVAIGANLGDARANALDAVVRLRRVPGIAVTGVSSLYRTAPIDSSGDDYINAVARIDTTLDAQALLQALFAIEQEHGRERPYRNAPRTLDLDLLLYGADIIATPTLTVPHPRMTQRAFVLAPLLEIAPAITVPGLGAAASFAPGVADQRIERIESIG; encoded by the coding sequence ATGGAAGCGTTCGTCGCCATTGGCGCCAATCTCGGCGACGCACGCGCCAATGCGCTCGATGCCGTGGTGCGCCTGCGGCGCGTGCCCGGCATCGCGGTGACCGGCGTTTCAAGCCTGTACCGCACGGCGCCGATCGATTCATCCGGCGACGACTACATCAATGCCGTCGCCCGCATCGACACCACGCTCGATGCGCAGGCGCTGCTGCAGGCCTTGTTCGCGATCGAGCAGGAGCACGGCCGTGAACGCCCGTATCGCAACGCGCCACGCACGCTCGATCTCGACCTGCTGCTGTATGGCGCGGACATCATCGCCACGCCCACGCTGACGGTGCCGCATCCGCGCATGACGCAGCGCGCGTTCGTGCTGGCGCCGCTGCTGGAGATCGCGCCGGCCATCACCGTGCCGGGCCTCGGCGCCGCTGCATCGTTCGCGCCGGGCGTGGCCGACCAGCGCATCGAACGCATCGAATCCATCGGATAA
- a CDS encoding alpha/beta hydrolase family protein, with product MSTSPRIMFLRTRLAPLFSLLMLAAGMLGAAHAAPPPVADFFGPSSFGGAQLSPNGQYVAAKVPGQSGRDRLVVVELATSKAQAVAEFSDADIGDFQWVNDGRLLFDSTDKDVGVGDINAAPGLFAVDRDGKNFRQLAQRRSNFITTPAVARLLPWHTYMLGQRGAQDSDAVYVRSLSFEPRGSVRSEQLLRLDTRTGRSTGVPMPGNVRRWVLDARGEPRMATTLEDGKSTIWLRENDKWRAITTFDAWISSTDDFSPLDFDADGRLYVMARHGSDKTAIHTFDLVAGKVDPVPRFSIQRYDFSGRLIRSGDRLVGVRYLGDTYATEWLDPDMKALQEKVDAQLPGLVNLISLPRRPESPFVLVTTYSDMQPRTYFVYNRDTGNLNLLGQSQPKLDATKMGRQQLVTYPARDGMPIPALLTLPHGAKATDKLPMVVLVHGGPWVRGAVWEWSADTQFLASRGYAVLEPDFRGSTGHGAKHLTAGFRQWGRAMQDDVTDGTRWAIEQGVADPKRICIAGASYGGYATLMGLIREPELYRCGVNWVGVTDIKLMYGGSWFHTSDLPAQYIRYGMPRLIGDLETEAEQLMAVSPVEQAARLRQPLLMAYGGADRRVPRAHGTRFRDAVSATNRNVEWIEYPEEGHGWRLPKNRIDFWTRVEKFLDRHIGPDAVVQEQANQ from the coding sequence TTGTCCACTTCCCCACGCATCATGTTCCTGCGCACCCGCCTTGCCCCGCTGTTTTCCCTGCTCATGCTGGCCGCCGGCATGCTGGGCGCCGCCCACGCAGCGCCACCGCCGGTGGCCGATTTCTTCGGCCCCTCCTCGTTCGGCGGCGCGCAGCTGTCGCCGAATGGCCAGTACGTGGCGGCCAAGGTGCCTGGCCAGAGCGGGCGCGACCGGCTCGTCGTGGTGGAGCTGGCCACGTCGAAGGCCCAGGCGGTGGCCGAATTCTCGGATGCCGACATTGGCGACTTCCAGTGGGTCAATGACGGGAGGCTGCTGTTCGACAGCACCGACAAGGACGTGGGCGTGGGCGACATCAATGCCGCGCCGGGCCTGTTCGCGGTGGACCGCGACGGCAAGAACTTCCGCCAGCTCGCGCAGCGGCGTTCCAATTTCATCACCACGCCGGCCGTGGCACGCCTGCTGCCCTGGCATACCTACATGCTCGGGCAGCGGGGCGCGCAGGATTCGGATGCCGTCTACGTGCGCAGCCTGAGCTTCGAGCCGCGCGGCAGCGTGCGTTCGGAGCAGTTGTTGCGGCTCGACACGCGCACGGGCCGCAGCACGGGCGTGCCGATGCCGGGCAACGTGCGACGCTGGGTGCTCGATGCGCGCGGCGAACCGCGCATGGCCACCACGCTGGAAGACGGCAAGAGCACGATCTGGCTTCGCGAGAATGACAAGTGGCGCGCCATCACCACGTTCGATGCGTGGATATCCAGCACGGACGATTTTTCGCCGCTGGACTTCGACGCCGACGGCCGCCTCTACGTGATGGCACGCCACGGCAGCGACAAGACCGCCATCCACACGTTCGACCTGGTTGCCGGCAAGGTCGATCCCGTGCCCCGCTTTTCCATCCAGCGCTACGATTTCTCGGGCCGCCTGATCCGCAGCGGCGACCGGCTGGTGGGCGTGCGCTACCTGGGCGACACCTACGCCACCGAATGGCTCGATCCGGACATGAAGGCGCTGCAGGAAAAAGTGGACGCGCAGCTGCCCGGCCTGGTGAACCTGATCTCGCTGCCGCGCCGGCCCGAATCGCCGTTCGTGCTGGTGACCACGTACTCGGACATGCAGCCGCGCACCTACTTCGTCTACAACCGCGACACCGGCAACCTGAACCTGCTCGGCCAGTCGCAGCCGAAGCTCGATGCCACGAAGATGGGCCGGCAGCAGCTCGTTACCTACCCGGCGCGCGATGGCATGCCGATCCCTGCCCTCCTGACGCTGCCGCATGGCGCGAAAGCCACCGACAAGCTGCCGATGGTGGTGCTGGTGCACGGCGGGCCGTGGGTGCGCGGCGCCGTCTGGGAATGGTCGGCCGATACGCAGTTCCTGGCCTCGCGCGGCTATGCGGTGCTGGAACCGGATTTCCGCGGCAGCACCGGCCACGGTGCGAAACACCTGACCGCCGGCTTCAGGCAATGGGGGCGCGCCATGCAGGACGACGTGACCGACGGCACGCGCTGGGCGATCGAACAGGGCGTGGCCGATCCGAAGCGCATCTGCATTGCCGGCGCCAGCTACGGCGGCTATGCCACGCTGATGGGGTTGATCCGGGAACCGGAGCTGTACCGCTGCGGCGTCAACTGGGTGGGCGTCACCGACATCAAGCTGATGTACGGCGGCAGCTGGTTCCACACATCCGACCTGCCGGCGCAGTACATCCGCTACGGCATGCCGCGGCTGATCGGCGACCTGGAGACCGAAGCGGAGCAATTGATGGCCGTATCGCCCGTCGAGCAGGCCGCCCGCCTGCGCCAGCCGCTGCTGATGGCCTACGGCGGCGCGGACCGCCGCGTGCCGCGCGCGCACGGCACGCGTTTCCGCGATGCGGTCAGCGCCACCAACAGGAACGTCGAGTGGATCGAGTATCCGGAAGAAGGCCATGGCTGGCGGCTGCCGAAGAACCGCATCGATTTCTGGACGCGGGTGGAGAAATTCCTGGACCGGCATATCGGTCCTGACGCGGTCGTGCAAGAACAGGCGAATCAATAG
- the hda gene encoding DnaA regulatory inactivator Hda — MKQLVLDLGAEPVHTLESFEVGRNAEVAALMRQFAGRSSREHFAYLWGEMGAGKTHLLKALACTDRARYISPFSIESEFVYSPDVDLYLLDDCEKLSPVAQIDAFALFNEIRASGAWMVCSGAVAPAVLPVREDLRTRMGWGLIYQLHGLSDDEKVAALSQAAASRGLTLSPGVLPYLLSHFRRDMRSLSSMLDSLDQYSLETQRPITLPLLREWLQAAKD; from the coding sequence ATGAAACAGCTGGTGCTGGACCTCGGGGCCGAGCCGGTCCACACGCTCGAATCGTTCGAGGTGGGCCGCAATGCCGAGGTGGCGGCGCTGATGCGCCAGTTCGCCGGCCGCAGCTCGCGCGAACACTTCGCCTACCTGTGGGGCGAGATGGGCGCCGGCAAGACCCACCTGCTGAAAGCCCTGGCATGCACGGACCGGGCGCGCTACATCTCGCCGTTCTCGATCGAATCCGAATTCGTGTACTCCCCCGACGTGGACCTGTACCTGCTCGACGATTGCGAAAAGCTCTCGCCGGTGGCACAGATCGATGCGTTCGCGCTGTTCAATGAAATCCGCGCCAGCGGCGCCTGGATGGTGTGCAGCGGCGCCGTGGCGCCGGCCGTGCTGCCGGTGCGCGAGGACTTGCGCACGCGCATGGGCTGGGGCCTGATCTACCAGTTGCACGGCCTGTCGGACGACGAGAAAGTGGCGGCGCTGTCCCAGGCTGCCGCGAGCCGCGGTTTGACCTTGTCGCCCGGCGTGTTACCCTATTTATTGTCCCATTTCAGGCGCGACATGCGCTCGCTGTCCTCGATGCTGGACTCGCTCGACCAATATTCCCTGGAAACCCAACGCCCGATCACCCTGCCGCTGCTGCGCGAGTGGCTTCAGGCGGCAAAAGATTAG